The genomic stretch AAGACTGGGTGGGGTTATAAGCACATCCGGGGGGAGCACGAGCGGAACTGGCAGGATGAATTCGACGCGGCGCGAGCGGCGGGTTGGGATCCGAGGAACGATCGGATGGAGTCCTGGGACGATCTGATGTCCTTCTCCACGGGGCAGGCCATTCGCTATCCTGAGTTCCGCGGTGGAAACACTGTCAATAAGAGTCGTTGCGCGGTGAGTGAGGTCATTTTCTATCGTGTCAATTCCGGAGAGCGCGTGTATTCCTTTAGAGTACGCTCCGCCTGGGCGAGTGATAGCGACCGCTTGATTACCAGTTTCCCCCAGAAAAAGGAGATTTGCTAAATGAACGATAATTTCCGGGAAGTGCGATTCTTCCCCGACCTAACCGCTTCCTTTTGTCTCTGGGCGTCGAAGGTGGAGAACATCACCCCCACGGCGACCGAGCTCGGTGCGAGCCAGGAGCTCGAAGACAGGATCACGGCGTGGTATCAGGTATGGGAGGACCAACGCCCTTGGGACGGCGGCTTCACTTCGCCCGACGTCGAACGCACCTGGGAAGAGGAGGGCGACCGGATCGTCCTCGAGCTACGGCGCGAACTCGAAGGAACGGGAATCACGATCGTCCCGCGCTTCGGCGGCAAGCTGACCTGACGAGCGCGACGCGATCACGCACTCGGGTGCGCGGGCCGCACGAGGATCAGCTGCCGAAGGAGCGTCCGAGCCCGCTCATCGCTCATCCGCCGCTCGCGCGAGCACGTCCACCGCGTAGCCGTAGCCCGCGATGCCCGCCCCGACGATCACCGCGACCGCGATGTCCGAAAGGTAGGAGTGCTGCCGGAACGATTCGCGCCGGTGCACGTTGCTGACGTGCACCTCGACCATCGGCAGCTCGGTCGCGAGCACGGCGTCGCGGATGGCGATCGAGGTGTGCGTGTAGGCCCCCGCATTGAGCACCACCCCCAAGGCGGTGCCGCGCGCCGCGTGCAGCCGGTCGATGATCGCGCCCTCCGAGCTGCTCTGGAAGGCCTCGATCGCCAGGCCGTGGCGCTCGGCGGCCTCGGCGGCGAGCGCCTCTGCGTCGGCGAGGGTGTCCGAGCCGTAGAGTTCGGGCTCGCGGGTGCCGAGCAGGTTCAGGTTCGGGCCGTTGAGGACGAGGATCGGCAGCTTCACGCTCCGACCCTAGCGCCGGCCGTCCGCGCGAGTGGGAGCGGCCCCCGCGGGCCACAGGGTGTCCGGCCGGAACCGGCTCGGTTCGGGGGTCAGACCGCCAGCGGCAGCTTCTCGGCCAGCAGGCGCAGCCGGAGGGCCTGGAGCTCGGCGGTCAGCTCGGGCGGCAGCCGGTCGCCGAACTGCGCGAAGAACTCCTCGGTGAGCGTGCACTCCTCCAGCCAGGCCTCGACCGGGACGGAGAACAGCTCCTCCTTCTGAACCGCGGTCAGCGGGAGCCCGTGCGTGTTGATCGCGAGCGGCAGGTCGCCGAGCGGGCTGCGCCGCGCCTCCGCCAGCCCCTCCACCCGGCGGACGAGCCACTGGAGCACCCGCGCGTTCTCGCCGAATCCGGGCCAGAGGAAGTCGCCGTCCGCGTCCTTCCGAAACCAGTTCACCTGGAATACGGCGGGCGCCTTCTCGCCCAGCTCGGCGCCGATCGCCAGCCAGTGCGCGAAGTAGTCGGCCATGTTGTAGCCGCAGAAGGGGAGCATCGCGAACGGGTCGCGGCGCAGCTCGCCGACTGTGCCCTCTGCGGCGGCGGTCTTCTCGGAGGCGATGGTCGCCCCGAGGAAGACGCCGTGCTGCCACGAGGTGGCTTGCGTCACCAGCGGCACGTTGCTCGCTCGGCGACCGCCGAAGACGATCGCGTCCAGCGGCACTCCGTCGTGGGCGTCCCAGTCCGCGGAGAGCGACGGGCACTGTTCGGCAGGCGCGGTGAAGCGCGAGTTGGGGTGCGCCGCGGGGGTGCCAGATGCGGGCGTCCACGGCTGCCCGCGCCAGTCGGTCAGCCGCTCAGGGACCTCGTCGGTCAGCCCCTCCCACCACACGTCGCCGTCCTCGCGGAGCGCGACGTTGGTGAAGATCGTGTTGCCCCACAGTGTCTGTACGGCGTTCGGGTTCGAGCTCTCCCCGGTGCCGGGAGCGACTCCGAAGAATCCGGTCTCGGGGTTCATCGCCCAGAGCCTCCCGTCCTCGCCGCGGCGCATCCAGGTAATGTCGTCGCCCAGCGTCTCGACTCGCCAGCCGGGGATCGAGGGCTGCATCATCGCGAGGTTGGTCTTGCCGCACGCGCTCGGGAACGCCGCGGCTACGTGGTACCGACGCCCCTCGGGGGAGACGATGCGGATGAGCAGCATGTGCTCGGCGAGCCAGCCCTCCTGACGACCCATCGCCGAGGCGATCCGCAGCGCGAAGCACTTCTTCGCCAGCAGGGCGTTGCCGCCATAGCCGGAGCCGAACGAGACGATCTCGCGGGTCTCGGGAAACTGAGTGATGTACTTCACCGCGTTGCACGGCCAGGCGACGTCGGCACGGGTGACTCCGTCGGCGTCGCGGAGGGGCTGCCCCACGGTGTGCACGCCGCGCACGAACGCGGTGTCCTCGGTGAAGGCGGCGAGCGGCTCGGAGCCGACGCGCGCCATGATCCGCATGTTGAGCACCGCGTAGGGCGAGTCCGTGACTTGCACTCCACGCTGCGAGAGCGGCCCGCCGACCGGGCCCATCGAGAACGGGACGACGTACAGCGTCCGCCCGCGCATCGCGCCGTCCAGGAGCGGAGCGAGTTCGGCCTTCATCGCGGCCGGCTCGCGCCAGTTGTTGGTGGGCCCGGCGTCGGCCTCGTCGGTTGTGCAGATGAAGGTGCGCTCCTCGACCCGGGCGACATCGTCAGGGTCGGTGCGGGCGAGGAACGAGCCGGGCCGCCACTCCGGGTTCAGCGGGAGGAGCGTGCCGGAGGCGACGAGTCGCTCGGTGAGGCGGTACCACTCCGCGGGGGAGCCGTCACTCCACTCGATCGCGTCGGGCTTGAGGATCGCGGCGATCTCGCGCACCCAGCGGCGGAGGGCCAGGGGCGCGGGCGGCACAACGGGCGCGGGGACGATGGTCGGCGCAGTCAAGCTGCTCGGCTCGAGTCGGACGGTGTTGCTGAAGATGCTCATGCTGGCTCCACTTTCGGCGGTTGTCATCGACGGGGTGGGGAGTCACCGGCCGCAGCCGGGGAGTCACCGGCCGTGGCCGGGAGGGGCGCTCGGTGGCGCCTCAAGCCAGGATGAAGGAGGATCGGGGGATATTCCCGGCGCAGAGGGCATCAAGAACCGCCCTTTTTGCGCTTTCGTCACAACCGATCGCTGGAGCTCGCCGTGACTGATCCCTCAACCCCCGCCGTCGGCTCCGACGCCGCGCTGCTCGGGCAGCGCCTGCGTCACTTCCGCACCCGCCGCGGACTCACCCTCGGGCAGCTCGCCGAGCGGGTGGACGTCTCGGGGAGCCAGTTGTCGCTGATCGAGACCGGCCGACGCGAGCCGCGGCTCTCCCTCCTCCAGCGCCTCGCCGCCGCGCTCGGCGTCGAGCTGGCGGCCCTGCTCTCTGACGAGCCGCCGAGCGAGCGGGCCGCGCTCGAAATCGAGCTCGCCCGGGTGCAGAAGGGCTCGCTGTACCGCTCGCTCGGCCTCCCGGAGTTCAA from Rathayibacter rathayi encodes the following:
- the aroQ gene encoding type II 3-dehydroquinate dehydratase, whose translation is MKLPILVLNGPNLNLLGTREPELYGSDTLADAEALAAEAAERHGLAIEAFQSSSEGAIIDRLHAARGTALGVVLNAGAYTHTSIAIRDAVLATELPMVEVHVSNVHRRESFRQHSYLSDIAVAVIVGAGIAGYGYAVDVLARAADER
- a CDS encoding phosphoenolpyruvate carboxykinase (GTP); its protein translation is MSIFSNTVRLEPSSLTAPTIVPAPVVPPAPLALRRWVREIAAILKPDAIEWSDGSPAEWYRLTERLVASGTLLPLNPEWRPGSFLARTDPDDVARVEERTFICTTDEADAGPTNNWREPAAMKAELAPLLDGAMRGRTLYVVPFSMGPVGGPLSQRGVQVTDSPYAVLNMRIMARVGSEPLAAFTEDTAFVRGVHTVGQPLRDADGVTRADVAWPCNAVKYITQFPETREIVSFGSGYGGNALLAKKCFALRIASAMGRQEGWLAEHMLLIRIVSPEGRRYHVAAAFPSACGKTNLAMMQPSIPGWRVETLGDDITWMRRGEDGRLWAMNPETGFFGVAPGTGESSNPNAVQTLWGNTIFTNVALREDGDVWWEGLTDEVPERLTDWRGQPWTPASGTPAAHPNSRFTAPAEQCPSLSADWDAHDGVPLDAIVFGGRRASNVPLVTQATSWQHGVFLGATIASEKTAAAEGTVGELRRDPFAMLPFCGYNMADYFAHWLAIGAELGEKAPAVFQVNWFRKDADGDFLWPGFGENARVLQWLVRRVEGLAEARRSPLGDLPLAINTHGLPLTAVQKEELFSVPVEAWLEECTLTEEFFAQFGDRLPPELTAELQALRLRLLAEKLPLAV